A stretch of DNA from Fusobacterium mortiferum ATCC 9817:
ATTACTAGGGATACAATATTCTTCAAGAACAGGAGCTCCCCAACTATCATCTCCACCTATTCCCATTTGTTTCATAGCTATTGTAATATATGTATAATTGTAATTACCAAGTTCATATTGGTGCTTAGCTTCCTCTAATTCTAAAAAACTATGTGGCAATACTTGGAATTCAAAGCTTTTATTCTCTTCTGCTATAAATTTAATTTTATTTGTAGCATTTTCAAAAACTTCTCCCCAAATAGTATTAGTTCTATTTCCACATTCTTGTGGTACAAGATAAGGAGTGACATTATTTTTTACAAAATCTATATATACTCCTAATCTAGCTCCTTCATTACGATCAATATAGTTTTCATGAGGTCCTTTTCCATAATATTTAAATTGATTTAAGTTATTAGGAATTTTAAATCTCATAGCTAGAGTTGGAAGTTCAGGAAGATTTTCAATACCTGTATATTCCAATGTAACTTTTATTCTTTCACTTTTATCTACTAAGTAACTTACTTTTATTTCTAAATTAGGGATTGTTAATACTTGGTGAATATAATCTATTTTAAAGAAATTTTCATTTGCTTCCCAATTTAATAGTTTTACATTTTGATAGATAGAAGCTCCTAACCATATAGAGCACATTTGTGGGTGAGCGTATCCTTTATCATTATCAGTAGCTGCTCTCCAAAAAACAGGTTGAGGTCTTTCTATAAGCATTTCATTTTTTTGATAAACTAGAGATACTAATCCTTTATCTTTAGCAAAAAGAACTTCAGTATCATTGATGAAAACACCTATATTTCCATCTCCTTCAACTACTTTAAAATCATACTCTGAATGAGTTTGATTTTCTTTTTCTACTTTTATTTCTTGTCCATAAGCTACTTCAAATCCTTTTTTTGCCCATAACTGGTCTTCTTTTAAAATCATTCTTATATTTTTACTGTATACTCCAGTAATATTTTTAAACCAAGGGATTTCAATTTGTATATCTTCATTTGGATTACAAATAACTTCAAATCTTCCCTCTTGAAGAACTTTTTCCTCTTTTTCAATAGTATAAATAAATTCATAGTTAGATAAATTTTCAAATAAATTTCTATTTTTTATTAAGCATCCTGTTTCATTAGGAGAGATTTTAACATTTTGATATAGATATTTTACTTCTAGAGCTTTTGGAGTGATGGTTCTATCAGCAAATACTATTCCATTACCACAGAAGTTGTAGTCTGTTGGTCTATCCATAAAGTCTCCACCATATAGTAGAACTTTCTTTCCATCTTTTTCTACTTCAATAGCTTGGTCGATATAGTCCCAAATAAATCCACCTTGATATTTTTCATACTTTTCTTCAAGCTCAGTATATTTCATTAATCCACCACATGAGTTTCCCATAGCATGCATATATTCGCAACTAATATATGGTTTATCAGGATTACTTTCTAAATAAGTAATAATATCTTTAGCTTTAGCATACATTCTACTTTCCATATCAGATATTTTATCAAATTCTCTATTCCAGAAACATCCTTCATAGTGAACTAATCTTGAATTATCTCTTTCATGGAAAAATTTAGTCATATTAAAAATATTTTCCTCCGCATAAGATTCATTTCCACAAGACCAAATAAGTATAGATGGATGATTTTTATCTCTTTCTAACATTGCTTTAGCACGAGCTAAAACACATTCTTTCCATTCTGGTTTATTTCCAGGAACATTCCAAGAAGGCTCACATGTTCCCATTTTTTGCCATGAACCATGACTTTCTAAGTTAGTTTCATCAATTAAATATATTCCATATTTATCACATAGTTTATACCATAAACTTTGATTAGGATAATGAGATGTTCTCACAGCATTTATATTATGTGTTTTCATAAATTTAATATCCCATAACATCTCTTCTTTTGAGATAGCTCTTCCTTTTTTATGGCTGAATTCATGACGATTAACTCCTTTAAAAACTATTCTTTTTCCGTTGAGCAACATGAGACCATTTTCAAGTTTAAATTCTCTCAATCCTATTGTTTGTGGAATTACTTCGATAATCTCATTATTTTCATCTTCTAATATAAGAAAAACTTTATATAAATTTGGTTCTTCAGCACTCCATAATTTTATATTATTTAAAGAAAATCTTATTTCTAATTCATTTTGTAGTTGTATTTTTTCAGTTTGTAAGATTTCAATTTTTTCTTGGGAAATTACTTTTGCCCAGATTTTTCCTTTAGGATCTTTAGAGTTAAGTGAACAAATTAATTTTAATTCTGCATCCTTATAGTTATTTTTTAGTTCTGTTTTTACAAATAAATCTTTTATATGTAATTTTGGTGTAGCATAGATGAAAACCTCTCTAAAAATTCCAGAGAATCTCCAGAAATCTTGGTCTTCTATCCAACTAGCACTACTTCTTTTATAGACTTCAACAGCTACTTTATTTTTTCCCTCTTTTAAAAATTTTGTTATTTCAAATTCTGCAGGAGTAAATGAATCTTCACTATAACCTACAAATTCTCCATTTATCCAAAGGAAAAAAGCTGTTTCTACTCCTTGAAAAGAGATAAATATATCTTTATTAAAGAATCTACTATCTAATTCAAATTCTTTTATATAACTTCCTACTGGATTATCTTCCATTGAGATAAAAGGAGGTCTCAATCTTTCTTTACCATCCCAAGGATATAAAGTATTAATATATTGTAACTTATCAAAATTTTGCATTTGAATATGTCCAGGAACAGTTATTGTTTTAAAATTTGAAGCTGAAAAATTTTCTTTATAAAAATCTTTCTCTCTTTCTGTTGGATTTTTTGCTAATAAAAATTTCCATTCTCCATTTAAAGATTGTTTTAGTTCAATTTCCTCAAGTTTTTCAGCAGCCTCTAATGTTTCAAAAAACAAATGGTCTGAATGTGGTTCAAGTTTGTTAAATTGAAATATTTCAGGATTAACTAACCAATTAGTATTAGATTCCATCGTTTAACCTCCTACTTTTTGTATTTATTAAGAAATATTAATTTATTTATAAAACATAAAAAAATAAAAGTCAAACATTATTTTAAAAATTTTACCAAGTAAGAAAAATAAAAAAATTTATAAAAACCTTATTTTAATAGTATTGAGAGAATAATATCAAAATAAAAATTATAAAAAAAATAAGAAAAAAGTTAATTTTTTTTACCAAATAAAAAAATATGACTTTTGTATATAGATTATGATATAATAAGAATTATTTACTTTAAAAGTCAATTTTAGTTGGAGGAGAATATGAGAGAGGAAAAATATGATATTAGTTTTTTATCTGAAGACAGAATTAACAATATATTAGAATCTGCCAAGGAAAAAGCTAAAAATAAAGATGAAGTAGAAAGAATAATTAAAAAAGCCAGTTTAGCTGAGGGAATAACTCCAGAGGAAGCAGCTATTCTTTTAAATATAGAAGATAAAGAGTTATTAGATAAGATGTTTAAAGTAGCTAAACAAGTAAAAGAAAAAATTTATGGAAAAAGAATAGTAATGTTTGCTCCACTTTATGTAAGTAACTATTGTGTAAATAATTGTGTCTATTGTGGATATCAACATTGTAATGAAGATTTAAACAGAAAAAAATTAACTAGAGAAGAATTAGTAAATGAGGTAAAAGCTCTTGAAAAATTAGGACATAAGAGAATAGTTTTAGAGGCTGGAGAGGATCCAATCAATTGTTCTTTAGACTATATTTTACAATGTATTAAGGATATATACTCTATAAAATTTGAGAATGGAAATATAAGAAGAATAAACATCAATATAGCAGCTACAACTGTTGAAAATTATAAAAAATTAAAAGAAGCTGAGATAGGAACTTATACTCTTTTCCAAGAGTCTTTCCACAAACCTACTTATGAAAAATTACATTTAGCTGGACCTAAAAAAGATTATTATTATCATACAACAGCTATGTTTAGAGCTAGAGAAGCTGGAATAGATGATGTTGGTATAGGAGTACTATATGGATTATATGAACATAAATATGAAACAGTAGCTATGATACTTTACGCTAATGAGTTAGAAAGAGTTACAGGTGTAGGACCTCATACAATATCAGTGCCAAGATTAAGAGAGGCTAGTAATGTGACTTTAGCTCAATATCCACATCTAGTAAATGATGAAGAGTTTAAAAGATTAGTAGCTGTATTAAGACTTGCTGTACCATATACAGGAATGATTTTATCTACAAGAGAGGAAGCAGGATTTAGAGATAAAGTTATTGAATTGGGAATATCTCAAGTAAGTACAGGTTCTTGTACAGGTGTAGGTGGATACTCTGAGGCAAATGAAAATACTGCTCAATTTGAAGTGGGAGACCATCGTTCTCCAATGGAGATGTTAGCAAGTTTAATAAATAGTGGATATATTCCAAGCTATTGTACAGCTTGTTATCGTTCAGGAAGAACTGGAGATAGATTTATGGAGATAGCTAAGAGTGGAAAAATAAATGTAATGTGTGAGGCTAATGCCCTTATGACATTAAAAGAGTTTTTACTAGATTATGCTGATGAAAATTTAAGAGAGTTAGGAAGTAAGGCTATACTAGAAGCCCTTGAAAAAATGCCTGATGAGAATTTTAAAAATAAAATAAAAGGATTCTTAAAAGATATAGAAAATGGAGCGAGAGATATTTCGGTATAATTAAAATAAAGGGGATATTGCATATAAATTGCAATACCCCTTTTTCAAATTAACTATTTCTATTTACTGCTCTTTCTTTCATCATAATAGTTCTGTTTTCAGCTCTGATAGCTCCAATCTCTTTATTTAATTGTTCTACTTTATTCCAATCAGGAGTATCCTTTAACATTTCTCTTCTTAGAGCTATTCTTTTTTCAGCAATATCTAATTGATTAGCTTCAAATTTTTTATCTTGTACTTGATATCTTCCTTTACCATCAAAGTTACAACATCTAGAGTGGAATCTTTCTCCATCTCTCATATGATGAAAATAAGTTGCTGAAGTTTGATTTCTTCTCATAGGCTGAGTGTTATCAAAGTTATTTGCCAATACAGTTGTTCCTGCTAATATTGTTATTATACCAGTTAAAATTATTAATTTTTTCATAAGTTATACCTCCTAAAAATTATCTGTTTCTTTTATAGTTTAAGTATAACTTTGATTTATGACCTCAGTATGTCAAAGTGAAAAATTTTAAATTATTTTTCTAATAAAACAACACAGTAAGATTTTACTCCAGATTCATCTCCAGTAAATCCAAGTTTTTCTTCAGTAGTAGCTTTTACACTTACCTGCTCTATATCTATTTCTAATATTTCAGCTACTCTTTTTCTCATTGCTTCAATATATGGTTTTACTTTTGGCTTTTGTAAAACTATTATTGAATCCAAATTAATAACTCTATATCCTCTTTCAGCTATCAATTCTTTTACCCTAGTTAACAGAATTGTACTATCTATATTTTCGTATTTCATATCAGTATCAGGAAAATGTTGTCCGATATCCCCTAGAGCTAAAGCTCCAAGCATAGCATCCATAATGGCATGGATTAAAACATCTCCATCAGAGTGTCCGAGAACACCTTTAGTATGAGGTATCTCCACACCTCCTAATATTAATGTTCTTCCTTCTACAAGCTTATGTACATCATATCCATTTCCTATTCTAAGCATTATGACACTCCCATCTCTCATAAATTTGGTTATAGAACTCTAAGATTTCCTCTTTAGTTACAGTTGATGTTCCCATCTTACCTACTACTACTCCAGCAGCTGTATTAGCTATCTTAGCAGATTCGTGCCAATCTACCCCAGCAGCACTAGCAAGAGTAAATACAGATATTACTGTATCTCCAGCCCCTGTTACATCATATACTTCTTTAGCAAAGGTAGGAATATTTATAACCTTATCTAGGAATAAACTCATTCCCTCTTCGCTTCTAGTAAGTAGAAGGTTATCTAGTTGTAATTTTTCTTTTAACTCTTTTCCTAAA
This window harbors:
- a CDS encoding glycoside hydrolase family 2 TIM barrel-domain containing protein, whose protein sequence is MESNTNWLVNPEIFQFNKLEPHSDHLFFETLEAAEKLEEIELKQSLNGEWKFLLAKNPTEREKDFYKENFSASNFKTITVPGHIQMQNFDKLQYINTLYPWDGKERLRPPFISMEDNPVGSYIKEFELDSRFFNKDIFISFQGVETAFFLWINGEFVGYSEDSFTPAEFEITKFLKEGKNKVAVEVYKRSSASWIEDQDFWRFSGIFREVFIYATPKLHIKDLFVKTELKNNYKDAELKLICSLNSKDPKGKIWAKVISQEKIEILQTEKIQLQNELEIRFSLNNIKLWSAEEPNLYKVFLILEDENNEIIEVIPQTIGLREFKLENGLMLLNGKRIVFKGVNRHEFSHKKGRAISKEEMLWDIKFMKTHNINAVRTSHYPNQSLWYKLCDKYGIYLIDETNLESHGSWQKMGTCEPSWNVPGNKPEWKECVLARAKAMLERDKNHPSILIWSCGNESYAEENIFNMTKFFHERDNSRLVHYEGCFWNREFDKISDMESRMYAKAKDIITYLESNPDKPYISCEYMHAMGNSCGGLMKYTELEEKYEKYQGGFIWDYIDQAIEVEKDGKKVLLYGGDFMDRPTDYNFCGNGIVFADRTITPKALEVKYLYQNVKISPNETGCLIKNRNLFENLSNYEFIYTIEKEEKVLQEGRFEVICNPNEDIQIEIPWFKNITGVYSKNIRMILKEDQLWAKKGFEVAYGQEIKVEKENQTHSEYDFKVVEGDGNIGVFINDTEVLFAKDKGLVSLVYQKNEMLIERPQPVFWRAATDNDKGYAHPQMCSIWLGASIYQNVKLLNWEANENFFKIDYIHQVLTIPNLEIKVSYLVDKSERIKVTLEYTGIENLPELPTLAMRFKIPNNLNQFKYYGKGPHENYIDRNEGARLGVYIDFVKNNVTPYLVPQECGNRTNTIWGEVFENATNKIKFIAEENKSFEFQVLPHSFLELEEAKHQYELGNYNYTYITIAMKQMGIGGDDSWGAPVLEEYCIPSNKDYKFSFYITK
- the hydG gene encoding [FeFe] hydrogenase H-cluster radical SAM maturase HydG, translating into MREEKYDISFLSEDRINNILESAKEKAKNKDEVERIIKKASLAEGITPEEAAILLNIEDKELLDKMFKVAKQVKEKIYGKRIVMFAPLYVSNYCVNNCVYCGYQHCNEDLNRKKLTREELVNEVKALEKLGHKRIVLEAGEDPINCSLDYILQCIKDIYSIKFENGNIRRININIAATTVENYKKLKEAEIGTYTLFQESFHKPTYEKLHLAGPKKDYYYHTTAMFRAREAGIDDVGIGVLYGLYEHKYETVAMILYANELERVTGVGPHTISVPRLREASNVTLAQYPHLVNDEEFKRLVAVLRLAVPYTGMILSTREEAGFRDKVIELGISQVSTGSCTGVGGYSEANENTAQFEVGDHRSPMEMLASLINSGYIPSYCTACYRSGRTGDRFMEIAKSGKINVMCEANALMTLKEFLLDYADENLRELGSKAILEALEKMPDENFKNKIKGFLKDIENGARDISV
- the ispF gene encoding 2-C-methyl-D-erythritol 2,4-cyclodiphosphate synthase → MLRIGNGYDVHKLVEGRTLILGGVEIPHTKGVLGHSDGDVLIHAIMDAMLGALALGDIGQHFPDTDMKYENIDSTILLTRVKELIAERGYRVINLDSIIVLQKPKVKPYIEAMRKRVAEILEIDIEQVSVKATTEEKLGFTGDESGVKSYCVVLLEK